From Panicum hallii strain FIL2 chromosome 2, PHallii_v3.1, whole genome shotgun sequence, a single genomic window includes:
- the LOC112882078 gene encoding mavicyanin-like, with product MATRFIAAAAVMAAALVGMASAAVYNVGEPTGSWDLRTNYRDWAASKRFHPGDQIVFRYTPQAHDVVEVSKADYDSCSTARPIATHTSGNDAITLTSIGTRYFICGITGHCDGGMKLQVDVVPGATTSLAPTGAPGANAPVSPQTPSTPASAATKATATGFALAAVMLAAGLMA from the coding sequence ATGGCAACAAGATTTATCGCCGCTGCGGCCGTGATGGCAGCGGCCCTCGTCGGCATGGCGTCGGCGGCTGTCTACAACGTCGGCGAGCCGACCGGGTCCTGGGACCTGCGGACCAACTACCGCGACTGGGCCGCCTCCAAGCGGTTCCACCCGGGCGACCAGATCGTCTTCAGGTACACCCCGCAGGCGCACGACGTGGTGGAGGTGAGCAAGGCGGACTACGACTCCTGCTCCACCGCCAGGCCGATCGCCACCCACACCTCCGGCAACGACGCCATCACCCTGACCTCCATCGGCACCCGTTACTTCATCTGCGGCATCACCGGCCACTGCGACGGGGGCATGAAGCTCCAGGTCGACGTCGTGCCCGGCGCCACAACCTCCCTCGCCCCGACCGGCGCTCCCGGCGCCAATGCCCCGGTCTCTCCCCAGACCCCGTCCACGCCCGCTTCCGCCGCTACCAAGGCCACCGCCACCGGCTTCGCTCTCGCCGCCGTCATGTTGGCTGCCGGCCTGATGGCTTAA